AGTTGAATGTCCTTATTGATATTTTGCCAGAACTACACTACAGCATGCAAGATTTTGCAATCATTTGGAATTCTTAGTTCATTAACTTCCTGGTCTTTGACGTTGCTCAACATTGAAGTGAATGTCGATTAGGCCTGTTATGCCAGCAGTGATCTTTTGACCTACTTTAACAGGGCCAACACCTTGGGGAGTGCCTGCACAGTCAAGTCCAAGGACCAtatgccaaaaaagaaacaaaacatcATTAGACGCAGAAAAAGCCACTTCTGAATCTAAGGGAAGTCTGGGGAAGGGAGTTGAGAAACTTTGAAAACTTGGTTTTCTTGTCTGGTTATACTACTGGTAACATGCGAATAAACAGCAAAATAACATAACAGCAAGAAAACATCTGACCAGTGAAATGCACCAAAAGTGACAAAAAGATTGAAGCAAGTACCTGTCAGTATTACATCTCCCTCAAAAAGGGTCATAATAGAGCTAATGTGGCTAATAAGATACGGAAGCTTAAAAATCATGTCCTTGGTTGAACCCTTCTGCCTTATTTCATCATCTACCTGTAGTTAGAGTGAATGATCAGACTTAAGATCAGTCTGCAGAAAAGATAATCAAGCAATCACTGTTATCTGAATGTAAGACTGAGAATTTGACACCTTGAGCCACAATTCCAAGTTGTCAGGGTCTGGCACCAAAGATTTGTCCAGCTGAGAAGGGTTTTGCAATCAAAACAATAGGCAAAATCAGAAAACTGCCAAAAGAAAACACTCAGACTAAAGTCAGACACTTGAAAATCCATGGTAAGCAATCCACAGAACTTGGTTCCTTAGCtaatcttcttccaagcccactGGCTGGCTAATCTCAAGTCAGAGTGCATCTACATTGAATTCATCAGACAATCTAAACTGACATCATCTAGCAAAACCTATCATTCATCCCAGCAACCCATCATCTGGAATTTATCCTTCCGTGTTACCTCAATGTTGAATctgataaaaagaaattaagcaATAGCATTTCACTCACCACAGAGCTAATTGGTGTGAAAGTATCTTGGCCTTTTGCTACTGTCCATGGAAGACCTGCAGACTACCAACAAGAACAATTGGGAAAAGATGAAATCAATTTTGTTTAGAGTTGTATGGATCCTCAATGAGAAAATCTTTCGGATCCacagaaaaatgaggaaaataacatgaaaaaaGGAGCTGAAAAGATAACAAAGGCAGGTTGGTCTCAGTTGACGTCCACAGTATCGTAGCGCAAATAAGTTCCAAGCAATAATCCATTTAATGTGGAAGCTAATCGGTTTATTAAGAATTTTCCTGGGTTTATTGCAAGGACATGTTACCAAAGGAAAGGACTGACTCAATTTATAACCATTAGGATTTggcaaataatagaaaaaaatttcaaaaaagtacTGCCCACCCAATCTTCAACAGCAACTTTTCTGAACCGAAAGATATAGCTAGAAGATAACTGAACATGTAATATATTTTGGGAACAAGGAGAAAGGGAGGGCCACCAATCCTATCTGTGAAAGATTTAAGAAATAGATAATACACCTTTGCTTTAGATTGGATTTCCCTAGCAGTCATATCCAGTCCAAGAGCATATCCTACAATTCATGAGCATACCAGCTTGAATAcctcaaaatattgaaaaatcttCAATCAAACTTAAAGCGCACAGATCAGAGAAACAAAATCACGAAAAAGATGGAATAGAAAGCCAATGACTGATTAGTTGCACATTCTAATTACTCTGCGATCCCTGCACTGCACTTAGCATCATGATATCCAAAGCCAACCACATTCAGTATCCTGAACCTCCACAATTTAGAGGTTGGGTGATAACTAGCTCCATTACAGATCCACACAACCAGCCACTATGTAATGCATTTCATGCACCGTCCCAGGATCATAATCCACATCTATTCTTCTAAACCATGAAAAGGTTTGTGCTGCTTGCCCAAACACAATCCAAACGACTAGAACCTGAGGaggtaaaaagaaaagcatagaCCAGCTCCATGAGCAAGTCAATTATTTATGCTAGGAATGCGTTCGTGAGCACCAATAACAATGGGGAACAGCATTAATGGGAATTTGAGACGAGACTAACCATACAGTTTCAGTTAGTCCACAAGACGACATTGCATAACTTTCTCGTGATCAGGTTACCAATTCAACAACGATAAAAAGCTAGCGCACCGGTTCAACAGAAGATAAAAAGGTACACATATTCATGTCCATGATGACTAACATACTACACAGTTCAGAATCATCCTCCAAAACAAGTCGCCGAATTCCCCTGTTCAGCTTCACAATCACCCCCCAATCTCCAATGAAGTCGTATCACGATCCGACACAAATCATCCTACCATAACTATTTCGAGCCCATCCAATGCCGAACAAACTCAGTCCAcataaaaagaatccaaaacGTCCGAAGTCTCCACGAATCGCGACGCTAACGCCACTACAAAACGACGGCagcaaaaaaattcatcaagcGTACGGAGCAATCGCAGGAACCGAAGTACCTCCGACGTAGTCCATGGCGGCCGGCTCGGGCACGTCCCGGGCCTTCCGCCCGATCACGACCGCGAGCTCCACCTCGTGGTCGAGCGACAGCAGCGATGGCGGCACCTCGATCGTCCCTCCGTTTTCCAAGTACGACGACGTCGGCTTCAGGAACAGCACGGGCTCCTAGGGTCACAGACAGGACACCGCGCACGCGGATCGGCTTCAGGCACTCGGTCGCGGCGATCTCTAGAAATCGaccaaggaagagagagagaaagagagagagagagagagattgagtacCTTGGGAACGGCGTTGCCGAGCTCCTGGGCGTGGGCGGCGTAGTTCCGGCCGACGGCGACGATCTTGGTGCCGGCCTGGAGCAGCTTCTGAAGTCCGATCGACGCCATCGGCGGTGCGAAGCAGGAAGAAGAAAGTGGATCGAGAGtgacagagagggagagagaaagagagagtgcgCAGAAGAGGACGACAgagttgggttttttttttttttcaaattctagTCCtcttcaaattctctctctctctctctctctttatttattttttttcagttttttggcCATTGATATGAAATGTCAATatataaatgtgaaaatttgaggagcttgattTCTGAGTCAAGatatttgatcaatcaaattttAGCGATCCTATGCATAAAAGAAATTAGAACATTTGATGTTATTTTATAACATAAGATCTGCAGGACTTATTGTTTGTGCATTAGAATTGAACAGCCAAGTGATTAATTATGTATTTgggtgtgtgtatatatatgtgtttgtgatagaaaatgaaaaaagaaaaggttgtaACAGTGTGTGGAGAAGATGAGAGATGCACTTATGGGGACAATTTGTTTAGAGATGTAAATtagtttaagaaaaaaatataatgataGTAAGACGATAAAAAGATTATGTATAATTTTTAAAGTAAATTATATTTCTTGAATTAGTTGGTGACTACCTTAACTATATTTGATATGATTTCGAGCATTTTGCTATATAGCATTGTTCTCGTACATCTTAACAGAAGGCGTTCACGTTATATGAAACCTTTAGATTCAAGCTCAAAATCGAAATACTCCGTAAATTTGCAATTTATAAATGGtcatataatcaaattcttattGCTGACATATTTCTACGTACATACCAAAAACACATTCTCCAATAACGAGTTGATTAATAATCGTTTTCATACCACGCATCAAGAAGAAACAACGAATCTCATCAACGTAATCAGCTAGGCTTAGCCTAAATGAGGATCGAGATCCGAGGGGTTGGACGTATCGGGAGGCGTTGCTTTGACCTTGTATTGGCGTGTCGAGCCTCCCGCACGATCTCATCAGACTTGCTCGGCATCGGAGTCGTGTGGTCCTCCTCTCGACGTCACGTGAGACGTTTACCTGACTCATAACTGGTATAAATAAGGCCGCCGCAGCCGAAGGCGATGCGGATTGGTCGCGAGTCGATGTCGATTCTTTCTAGATATTCAAAGTTAGGCgtgctctcctctctctctgtctcgaCAAAATATGAGACGGGCTTATCCAGAAGCTTAGGTCATCAGAGTGCCCTCCCTCGTGCACGCGCTCGTTCATTTCGGTTTCATGTCACTTTCGAATCTCGGTAGTGTTAGTATTTTCGAAACGTCATTCACGATTTAGTCCCAAGTTGCTTGCATATGTAGATATTAAAATGATGGTGTAAGCTACACACATGCTCAATTTAGTGCAATATTACAATCATAGACTGTCCAAATGGCGTGGAGTGAAAATTAAACCTGCGTGCCCAGCCTTATAGACTGGAAAAATGGCCTTACCCTAGTACCATTCATTATCaagtttttggcaaaaagatCGTCAGTAAAAAAAGGCATGCAACCTTCCATTTGCTCGATCGTAGAAGATATTGAGGGCGCGAGTGATAACCACTTTATTCCATAAATCAGTTCtagttagaaattgatttttcaatttctattcctcatatgagtttctgaataaaaatactaatttgATAGCAATACAAAATTCATGTTAAAAAgatataaatttgtttgataacaatataaaTTTTTTCCCTCCCAAGTAGCGCTAGGAGGCGGCCGACGAAATGAGTGACCAATGGAGGGTGTCTAGTGACAAGTGGGTTGCAATCGGTGATCAAGCGACGAATAGTGAGAAGAGTGAATGttgagaagagtttttatttctcacttttattctagaaatagaaaatgtgaaaatttcaacttttgatttatgttccaaacttatttttgaagtaaaaatttgttccacaaataaaaaaaatgaaattttgttttcaaaattttttcaaatcttcTTCCATATcgaaatgaaaaaacaaagaaatttatGTTGCAAACTTATTGATTGCTGAATTCTACATGAGAAGCTATCGTGCAGTTGGACACAAATATTCGAGCTATCAAATAAGGATCTCAAGCGGACCGAGAAAGATTAGATTTAAAAGAATGGCATTCGTTGAGACGTGTACATTGGGTAAAAGATTCAAGACTTCATGTTTGTCCAATAGCGTTCCACAAATTTACTTGGACCGACAAAGAGTAAAATTATTGGTGATAAAAATGCTTGGTAATGGTTGATGATTGCATATGATATATATTACCAATATACTTTTTCATAAGTTTAGGGCATTACACGTATAAATCGCAAGCCATAGTGTGCGATAAAAGCATCTATATCCCTATAGGCAAAAGATGTTAATGTTAGATGTTATCAATGAAATGCATCTGAGATGTTTTACTCAAGAAAAAAActccctttgagctaaaaatCAACCATTGTATACTATTATGTATTTGGATATACCTAAAATCCTTGAATTTCAATCATATCCCAATCAGTTTGGGGAAATTGTCCGAAGAAATcccaaatttattatatttttgccaatttaaccataaatattttaattgttccaattgaatcctaaatattttcacattttactaattaaatctATCCCACTAATTTTGGATAGAAAATCATTAATATGAACATCGACCCTCCTATATAGCATGGCCGgcattgatgtggacaattcataataataatttaataatttaataatttttcttttttatttttcttttctttttccatgctttactttttcctattctcttctctcttttttctttttctctttcttttacaCGAATTAGTATTTCTATATAGAGTcgttttttatatatatatatatataatatatatatatatatatatataatatataaaattagtCTATCTAATCAAGGTTAAAAGGAATCTCAGATAAAGAAAGTAGTTTTCttgattgaattgttgattaACAGTTAATTAGTCTTGCAAAATtagttgattttattttttgtcatacATGAAAAATCCTTCTTATCTGAGTATATCATTTGTAATTTGACTTTATTTGTGAGCATTCATCTTTCATTGACTAACACAATGTATATGTAAATCATTGTTATTTGTTATTGTCTCGTACAAATTACTCTAAATGGACATACGTCGATGCTATTATTCAATGTCTtgagatagtttttttttttttttttttttttgggtaatggACAATGTTAAAATTTCAGTATGAGGTATCGGTTTGCCATCTAATAGGAATGTATGTAAGAAGATATTTGCTCTTTTTCTAACTTCTAtcatatattataaaatttcaaCGGAAACATTGCTTTTAAATGAAAGTGCGTTTTatgaccaaaaattaaaaatagtgaTATTGAATTAGTCTGTTGGCTAAAGTGTGGGGTGcatagaaaatttaaatttcaccACGGCATCACGCAGGCCCCACTGactattaaatttgatttgccTTGTTTTGGCCTAGTGCAGAATCAGATTTTTCATGTTCGAAGAGAAATTTAAACTTGGATTTGGATTCCTCATGGAAATATTATTCCTTGAAATTAGTAGAAATGGATTTCCTAGTTTCACCTGGTATCGAGATTTCATCACCATCTATTATAAtagataaaaattataaaagataaataaaactTGCACAGATCCTGACGCTTACTGCTACAACGCCAAAAATTATCCTCCTTTTGTGTTAAAACATAAAACGATTTTTCTTACTTTAATGTAAAAGATGTCATTGTCGTTTTGAGATGATaaataatgagagagagagagagagagagagaaagagagagagcagttaaaaattctttttcatGGGGAGTTTCCCATGAAAGTGGCGTAACATTACTTTAATCAATCAAGAGGTTGAATCTTGGCagaagtacagcccaagtgccataatttgacaccggaggacacttaagtgccataactttaaaatggtacacttgagtgtcGATTTtgagttaaatgggacacttaagtgcaacTCAGCGaagatccggccaaatggcttacgtggcgactttccgtcTTTGGTCCAAAAGCAGTCGTTTGCATGTTGACGttgcggagaaaatgcaaaaacgacgccgtttcatgtctacgtgtaaataataatataaaaattaattaaattatatttaaaattaattttatttaaaatattcaaaaaaattaaaaaaaatttaaaaaaaaaaaaaagggggtggaGGTCGAACGGGGtggtgaggggagccctcaccgccggtcAGCCAACCTCGCCGGCTCTTGGCCGGGGCCCGGCAACcctcccactccgtcgccgcccttccggcggcggcggcgggggggaggcggcggggcccgcgagccctctccggatgggcgagggccgcgacctcgccctAGATCGTGTGGCCCTCGCCCGAGATCTGGTGAGGACTCGTGGGCCCTACTCGCCACCGCCGGGAAGGGTTGGCGGCGagtgggagggtcggccggggtcgccagCCCCGGCCGGGGGTCGGCGAGACCGGCCGACGCGGCAAGGGCCGCGAGCCTAGCACGACTGAGGCGAGGTTGCGGCCCTTGCCGCGATCCGGGAGGGCTCGCAACCCTCATCGTCGATCGGTTAGGGTTGCGGCCCCCAACCAACCCTCCCCCTCGTTGTCGGCCCTTCCGGCgatggcgggaggcggcggacggcaagggctcagccctcaa
This genomic stretch from Eucalyptus grandis isolate ANBG69807.140 chromosome 3, ASM1654582v1, whole genome shotgun sequence harbors:
- the LOC104436767 gene encoding probable acylpyruvase FAHD1, mitochondrial, which gives rise to MASIGLQKLLQAGTKIVAVGRNYAAHAQELGNAVPKEPVLFLKPTSSYLENGGTIEVPPSLLSLDHEVELAVVIGRKARDVPEPAAMDYVGGYALGLDMTAREIQSKAKSAGLPWTVAKGQDTFTPISSVLDKSLVPDPDNLELWLKVDDEIRQKGSTKDMIFKLPYLISHISSIMTLFEGDVILTGTPQGVGPVKVGQKITAGITGLIDIHFNVEQRQRPGS